CTTTCCCACCACTCTCAACCCCTAACCCTAGCACACCATTTGGGGGCATTGGTAGCCTGTCCTCGCAGCTCCCTGGCATGGACTCTGGTACtaaactttttttattatttcattttgacacacacaaacaagcaaggCATAGGTTTATACTTAGCATATTAAGATGAACAATGCTTAGAAGGTGAATTATAGTAGCTCAGAGGGTGAGGTGACATGCATTGAagtgattgtgttttattagTTGCAGGTCCCTTGGGCTCTGGCATCGGCTCAGGTATTGGCTCTGGTCTTGGAATGCAAACAGTCAACACAGACCCTTTTGGCACCAGGAAGATGAGCACACCAGGCCTGAACCCACCTACCTTTCAGCAGAGTAAGATGAAGGCCTGTAAGTGGTGGTTGTAGTGGTGTGACTGAGAGCCCCGCCCTGCGCTGCTCAGCCCTGTATTTCCTCTGCAGTTAATAATTATCATCTTAATTTGCAAACTTACCTTTTGCACTGTATTTGTGAGGTACACCGAGGTGCATTAGAAATAAGTCTCACTAGGCTTCGTGTAGAGCGTTTCAACGAGTCAGGCTCGTTTTTAACCTCTCGTTAACACCTAGGTGTATGacttaatttccttttttgtttaatgtcatACAAATTATAAAAAATTGTTATCATAGAGGAAATACAGATCAGTCTTCCATTCCTTGTCTGCTTTTGCTGACAGCCCCACTTTAGTTTTTTGTCTACATTATAAGCTTCAAAAAGGGCTCTAACCTGACAGTTAGAATGCTTTTTGATTCCTGTTCTATCACTTAATTGCAGTGATTTTCACACGAGTTAATTACTCTGCACATGCTCCACCAATGTTAGATTACAACATTCACAAAAATCAATgttatgatttaaaatgtcttttctaccctttttttttcttccagctgaTCTTTCTCAGGTGTGGCCCGAGGCAAACCAGAACTTTAGCAAGGAGATAGATGATGAGGCAAACAGTTATTTCCAGCGCATCTACAACCACCCACCTCACCCAACGATGTCTGTTGATGAAGTATGTAGTGACAATATACATTTTTctaccaaaaacacaaattaagcTAAATGAAACTCATTGGAATTTTTAGTTGATTTTGACTGGATCTACTctcatgtcatgacatgttaaCTCATGTCCCTCTACATTATTGTCTCCCCTCTAGGTACTGGAGATGCTGCAGAGGTTTAAGGATTCAACCATCAAGCGGGAGCGAGAGGTGTTCAATTGTATGCTCCGGAACTTGTTTGAGGAGTACCGCTTCTTCCCCCAGTACCCAGACAAGGAGCTGCACATCACTGCCTGCCTTTTTGGCGGCATTATCGAGAAGGGTCTCGTCACATACATGGCCCTTGGCTTGGCCCTCCGATATGTTCTTGAAGCCTTAAGAAAACCCTACGGATCCAAAATGTATTACTTTGGAATTGCTGCTCTAGATAGGTTTAAAAACAGGtactgaaatgctttttttaaatgagtatTTGTATAATAACCGTTGTCTTGTGTCAGGCTAAAACATCTTGTATCTTTCTAGACTAAAGGACTACCCTCAATATTGTCAACATCTGGCTTCAATTGCCCACTTCTTGCAATTTCCCCACCATTTACAAGAGGTAATCAGGTTTCCTTAATTTAtcctttatcttttttttttttaatctattttttccTGGCTTTGAATATAGGGAAGGTTTCCTCCATTCAGATAAATTAAATCCCTCGCTCTGTACGTTTGAATATCCTGTGCGTGCAGTATATCGAGTATGGCCAACAGTCACGGGACCCTCCGGTGAAGATGCAGGGTTCCATCACCACTCCTGGCAGTTTGGCACTGGCACATGTCCAAGCCCAGGCCCAGTCGCAGCAGCCGGGTGGTCCCAAAGCTCCACAACCAGGACAGCCCAGCACTCTAGTCACCaccacaacaactacaacaacagcagccaagACCACCACCATCACAAGACCTACAACCAGCTTCAAGAAGGATGTTCCTGTGAGTTTGACACTGAAATGTGCCTTATTGACGCTTCCCCctgattttagttttttgcaTGTTAAAATCATATACAGTTACTAGACTCATGATTGTTTGGATGCTTATTAATGTTGTTCCTGCCTGCAGCCCTCCATAAACACAACCAACATTGACACCCTGCTGGTGGCCACTGACCAAACAGAAAGGATTGTCGAGCCTCCAGAGAATGTGCAGGAGAAGATCGCTTTTATCTTCAACAACCTTTCTCAGTCCAACATGACACAGAAGGTAAAATGGACAATACATGACTGTATATCAAAGGTGGTATAAGAAGCCTCTTTAAAccccccttttcctttttcaggtTGAGGAGTTGAAAGAGACTGTGAAGGAGGAGTTTATGCCCTGGGTGTCTCAGTACCTGGTGATGAAGCGTGTCAGCATTGAGCCCAACTTCCACAGTCTCTATTCCAACTTTCTGGATACTCTCAAGAACCCTGAGTTTGTCAAGATGGTCCTCACTGAAACTTACAGAAATATCAAGGTAAAAATGGTGGGGGATAAGATGActgtgatttttcttatttcctgcCTACTTTAGACATCacattcttgtgtttttccagccaGTTATAGTGGAACACAGttgcagcacagctgaaaaaCTGTCACAGTTTGCATAATACTGACAATCACTCTCATGTCACCCTTTCTTTCAGGTTCTGTTGACCTCTGACAAGGCAGCTGCCAATTTCTCTGATCGCTCTCTGCTGAAGAATCTGGGACACTGGTTGGGCATGATTACACTGGCCAAAAACAAGCCTATCCTTTATACAGTAAGATTTTGTATATTGGTTCTGTTATTTCATTACTTGGTTGCACTCCTGTCATCTTTTGAGTTGGCTCAAcatatttttctccatttctcaGGATCTGGAAGTCAAATCTCTGCTTCTGGAGGCCTATGTGAAAGGCCAACAGGAGCTTCTGTATGTGGTTCCATTTGTGGCCAAGGTGTTGGAGTCCAGTCTACGAAGCATGGTGACTAACATGGATGTAGACAGAGAGCTGTCTCATGcaaattacattacatcaaTATTTCCAGTTAATGTAATTGGTTTAAACTTGCCTGATACCACTGTCTGAGGTTTGTCTGGATTCTTCATAGTCATTATAACTGTGTGCTTGGGATGTTGTAGGTCTTCAGGCCCCAGAACCCCTGGACAATGGCCATTATGAATGTTCTTGCTGAGTTGCATCAGGAACATGACCTCAAGGTAATTACTCTACTTTGTAGCGGCTTAACTCCATATAGGGCTTCTACCTAAATCATAGTTTCATAGggaacatgtaaatgttttggtttggtgACCTTTGTGAGCTACTCATGTTACAAAACAGTAATGCATAGTTTACTCGTTGACCATAACCAAGCTATATCCAACACTGTCAGATATACATTCTGTATCGCATGGCATCAAAATATTGTCTTTAACTCTGTTAACACTCGTCAGTTTAGAAATTGCAGTTCATAGGCCAAACCCAGTTTGACACTTTCAGCGACTTGCActgaaaaattgtgaaaatattGATCATTGTTCTTTTGTTTACTGCAGCTTAACTTAAAGTTTGAGATTGAAGTTCTGTGTAAGAACCTGTCTCTGGACATCAATGACCTCAAGCCAGGAAACTTGCTAAAGGACAAGGAGAAGTTAAAGAGcctggaggagcagctctcAGCAccaaagaaagaggcaaagcCTCCAGAAGAGATGTTGCCAGTCTCTACTGCAGGTGGATACTACATATTTTTTtagctgctctgtgctgcttttttaaGCAGAACTGTGACCCCAGTAATGTCTCAACCTTATAAattattggggaaaaaaaacatagtatGGCCCATAATTTTGTCAGTTGGACAAAGTTTGAGAAAGCCACTTGAAAGCACTTGACCAAATGGAATTAATTTGAGTaattatttttaactttcaataTTAATTAATGGATGTCAGCATAtctattaaaaaatgttgtggtgaTTACTGCAATACTAATTCTATATCATACTGCCTATGCTTTTTAACATCAGTTCTAATGCTGTCAAAATTAATCCAAAATGACATTCAAATAttcactctaaaaaaaaaaatacataggTTTGAACCATTCGAATATCTGTATTTGCGCATTATGTCAataacaggaggacaaactaaTACAGTGAGACATAACTACTTGTATAGGTATTTTCAGGATACGGTGCCTCGGTTCCAATTcttgacaaaactctctgaagccTGTGCCTTCAGCGATACTGATCGGCCTCATGTCCTTGCATAAGAACGAAGCAAGTTTCTTCGTGCATGCCTCTTGTcatgctgcagacaaagagcttgTGGTGGGCAGTGAAAAGTATGTGTCAAAATGTGGCTGAGTTGGAGTTCCAGACATCTTGGCATGCTCATTTAGATGCACATTTTCGAGATGTGCCCTCACGTTGCTAGTGGTGGAATagtaagctaactgtagcttacaCAGTTTGCATACAACTTTATCTTTAGGCTCAGCATTTTTGCTGTCTACTgaccaaaatccaaaatatttccAAACGGGGCTTTTTAGTTGAGCTCTGAAATTTCTGCCATTTCGTTTTCCTCTAAGCCACCTGCATCTGCCACAGTTTTTGTCGTGTCTTACTTTCAGCAGTGACGCTTGCTAGTGCGACTCCTGTGACCTGTCCCTGACCTGTCATGCCGTACGCCCACTCGCAGAGCAGccgctgatgtgttttttccacagttgaatattaattttcaaaatctaatctccgttttttttgtttgtttttttttaatattcaaatacatatttgaATTTAGAATATTTGTTGATGGCCCTAATCagttctgtcttttcctttgtgaaggtttttttaatttatttatttgtttttaatgctacTCTTCAAAGCTTCATATTACCTCATTTTTGTTGCCATTATGCttgctttgtgtttatgttgtctgGATAATCTGctttttcttgtgattttaatCAAACTAGCGTTTTGTGACCAACAGGAGACTTTGTTCCATTTGCAGCTCCTCCCTCAACCCCagctgccaccaccaccacctgcacAACCACTGGGCCCCCCACGCCACAGTTCAGTTACCACGACATCAATGTGTATGCCTTGGCAGGCCTGGCTCCACACATCAATATAAATGTCAACGTAAGTGCTGGGCACCTGCAAACCATTGATGGAGATGGCAGTGTTCACGTTAACAGACACAGCCACACCCACCCTCTTTTTTGCATtggttaaaatattttttattgttatcCTTTTGAATTGTCTCTCCTTTATTAACTCTTCTCTCATTCCTCATTGTTTGTCTTTAGATCCCTCTGCTGCAGGCCCATCCTCAGTTGAAGCAGTGTGTTCGGCAATCAGTAGAGCGAGCTGTCCAGGAGCTGGTGCACCCTGTGGTTGACCGCTCTATCAAAATAGCCATGACAACCTGTGAGCAGATCATCAGGAAGGACTTTGCCCTGGATTCAGAGGAGTCCCGTATGCGTGTGGCTGCCCACCATATGATGAGAAACCTGACTGCCGGCATGGCCATGATCACCTGCCGCGAGCCCCTGCTCATGAGCATTGCCACCAACCTTAAGAACAGCTTTGCTGCTGCACTTAGGGTAAGCTGAATGACTAAATGGGGGCTCATGTCCTATAAGATTAAAAATAAGCATAGAGAGAACTTTCTTTCTGTACATATGTCCTCTGATACCTGTCAACATCCCTGCTTCTCTAACTTGggtgttttttcctccaggcACCAACCCCCCAACAGCGGGAAATGATGGAAGAGGCTGCAGCCAGGATTGCTCAAGACAACTGTGAATTGGCTTGCTGTTTCATTCAGAAAACTGCTGTGGAGAAGGCTGGCCCTGAAATGGACAAGAGACTAGCCACGGTGAGACTTTTTTAGAAGACTCCCTCAACAGCAGTAACTGTAAATGTGCATTAACTATGGCTTGTGTAACCACTACTATTTGAAATTGAGTACAACTACTTCAGAATTGTGAACACTTGGGGTCTTGGGATTTCATTGCAACAGTGACTGAAGATGATAGTTGTATACCTATACTTTAGAGGTAGGCTGCTGTGCTAGTATACATTTGGCTTTCACACAATGTATGAATTGTATGATTTTCATTGtataacttttttgttttgtaaatgtttaatgcaCACCAACTGAGAATCCAAAGTTTGCAATTTCTAAATTTGGTTTTTACTCTAGGAGTTCGAGCTGAGGAAGCATGCACGTCAAGAGGGACGTCGTTATTGTGATCCAGTTGTCCTGACGTACCAGGCTGAGCGTATGCCAGAGCAGATCAGACTCAAGGTAAGATCATTGTGACATCCAGTAGCTGATGAAGTACATTAGGAAAAAAGCCATTAAATTATACCACTGCTACTTGCAGCTAAAATCATAATTTACTCTTACACTAGGTAATGGATCTGCCCTGATAATGTGTCAGGGCTATATATGATAGCATTGCTGTTGAGTGTAACAATTCATGCATGTGTTGTAGGTGGGAGGAGTGGACCCCAAGCAGCTTGCTGTATATGAGGAGTTTGCTAGAAACGTTCCAGGTTTCCTACCCAGCAATGATCTCTCCCAACCCACTGGCTTTTTGGCTCAACCCATGAAGGTGAGTGAAACTTAAACAGCCGACACAtaactaatgtgtttttttttttttttttgtgaaattgtgttgcagatttgttttgctgttttaaacCCACAGAACCTTATtcttaaaaatacattgaaTTAATCCAAtgtcctttttgtctttgtgttaatAGCAACAGGCATGGGCCACCGATGATGTGGCTCAGATCTACGATAAGTGCATGGCAGACCTGGAGCAGCATCTCCATGCCATCCCTCCTGCCCTTGCCATGAACCCCCTGACCCAGGCTTTGCGTAGCCTGCTGGAAGCTGTGGCCTTGGCTAGAAACTCTAGGGACGGCATCGCTGCACTTGGCCTGCTACAGAAGGTAGAGAAGTGACTTCTACGGTTGCCATTAAGTCTGTTGGGAAAGATGAGATATGCAAGGTTTAGGATCAATCTATACTACCCTGTGTTTTACTAAATTGGTTTCTATTCTTCCCAGGCTGTGGAGGGTCTTCTGGATGCTACTAGTGGGGCTGATGCAGACTTGCTGCTCCGGTATAGGGAGTGCCATCTGCTGGTGCTTAAAGCCCTACAGGATGGACGTGCCTATGGACCACAATGGTGCAATAAGCAGATCACCAGGTGAGCTCCTGTTAGCGTCACAAATTTAATCATATAATCACTGTTGTTTAGCCTTGGCATAGATTACATTTGagggatgaagaagaaagatgTCCCCCTTGCATGACGTTATTTGCTGCGTTTGTTTACAGGTGTCTGATTGAATGTCGTGATGAGTACAAATACAACGTAGAGGCAGTGGAGCTTCTGATCAGGAACCATTTGGTGAACATGCAGCAGTATGACCTGCACCTGGCACAGGTATATATTACACTTTCACCTAGTCATtcactattttatttattaccgtttttatattttgtttttttgagtttggTGTGAATAGTTGTGCAGTTAATTTAATATATTTCTGGATGCAAAGTGCATTTTTAGGAATTTGGTTTGACTTTGGTGTGTAGTTTGACCTGTATAAGTGCTATTTATAACCAGTGCTGATTTTTGTTTACTTCCAGTCAATGGAGAACGGACTGCACTACATGGCGGTTGCATTTGCCATGCAGctggtgaagctgctgcttgTGGATGAACGCAGTGTCAGCCATGTCACAGAGGCTGACCTCTTCCACACGATTGAGACTTTAATGAGGACCTGTGCACATTCCAGAGCCAACGCACCTGAGGGGTAAACTACATTCAAAACTTTCCTTTCTGTTTATTATAAGTTGATTTATTTCTATTAACTTTGCCAGATTGTAATGCTTttataaataattgaaatgttGGTCCAGTTTTTTACTGGTTTTCCTGTGTTGAACTGGGTTTTGTCCACAAGGTTCTTACTGTTTGATGAAATTCATGACTTTGAGTGCAAGTTAAAGCTAACTTCTCTCTCATCTCgctttccctcttttccagTCTTCCCCAGCTGATGGATGTTGTTCGGTCCAACTATGAGGCCATGATTGACCGGGCCCATGGCGGACCCAACTTTATGATGCACTCTGGGATTTCACAGGCGTCAGAATATGATGATCCTCCAGGCCTTAGGGAGAAGGCAGAGTACCTCCTGAGGGAATGGGTGAACCTGTAtcactcagcagctgctggcaGGGATAGCACCAAGgctttctctgcctttgttgGCCAGGTAAACACTCATTTATCAGTTATGATAATCACAAACCAGAATGAGCGTTCACTGTTATGTTTATTTCGAGTCTGCCTTTCCTTTTTACTGCAGATGCACCAGCAGGGCATCCTGAAGACCGATGACCTGATCACAAGGTTCTTCCGACTGTGcactgaaatgtgtgtggaGATAAGCTATCGGGCtcaggctgagcagcagcacaaccCAGCAGCCAGTGCAGCTATTATCAGAGCCAAGTGTTACCACAACCTGGATGCCTTTGTGAGGCTCATAGCACTGTTGGTCAAACACTCTGGAGAGGCCACCAACACAGTGACAAAGATCAACCTCCTCAACAAGGTACATTGGcatgataacaacaacatacCACTTCCCAGATGTGTGAAGACTtctcaaaataataacattttcatttagatATTTGTCAAAGCATTTTAGAATCTTCCATTGTTGACCATAAAGCCTGATCATGATTTTCATGTGATGATTGAATctcaacagctgcagagagcatAAATGCTCATCTCCTCTGCAGAAACTGGTGACCGTCTTTGACTAACTGGTTTACCTGATTCTGACGGTGCTCTGTATTGTTCTTGTAGGTGCTGGGTATTGTAGTTGGGGTATTGATCCAGGACCACGACGTCCGTCAGACGGAATTCCAACAACTGCCGTACCACCGCATTTTCATCATGCTGCTGTTGGAGCTCAATGCCCCCGAACATGTCTTGGAGACCATCAACTTCCAGACACTCACTGCCTTCTGGTAAGGCATTGACCTGAATCAATGAACTGAGTTTAGTGCATAAAATTGTCCTGAAATTACAGTATTACCAGTTCACCTTGgttctgatttattttcctttatctGCAGCAATACCTTCCACATCCTGAGACCCACCAAAGCACCCGGCTTTGTCTATGCTTGGCTGGAACTCATCTCCCATCGCATCTTCATCGCCAGGATGTtagcacacacaccacagcagaAGGTATGCAAGGATAAGAAAATACTATTTCGTTCACACATTCGactcatgaacacac
This sequence is a window from Acanthopagrus latus isolate v.2019 chromosome 8, fAcaLat1.1, whole genome shotgun sequence. Protein-coding genes within it:
- the cnot1 gene encoding CCR4-NOT transcription complex subunit 1 isoform X3 produces the protein MNLDSLSLALSQISYLVDNLTKKNYRASQQEIQHIVNRHGPEADRHLLRCLFSHVDFSGDGKSSGKDFHQTQFLIQECVSLISKPNFISTLCYAIDNPLHYQKSLKPSAHLFTQLSKVLKLSKVQEVIFGLALLNSSNTDLRGFAAQFIKQKLPDLLRSYVDADLGGNQEGGFQDIAIEVLHLLLSHLLFGQKGASGVGQEQIDAFLKTLCRDFPQERCPVVLAPLLYPEKRDILMDRILPDSGELAKTMMESSLAEFMQEVGYGFCASLDECRNIILQYGVREVTASQVARVLGMMARTHSGLTDGIPLQSISAPGSGIWSDGKDKNDGSQAHTWNVEVLIDVVKEVNPNLNFKEVTYELDHPGFIIRDSKGLHIVVYGIQRGLGMEVFPVDLIYRPWKHAEGQLSFIQHSLMSPEVFCFADFPCHTVAIDILKAPPEDDNREIATWKSLDLVESLLRLSEVGQYEQVKQLFGFPIKHCPDMLVLALLQISTSWHTLRHELISTLMPIFLGNHPNSAIILHYAWHGQGQSPSIRQLIMHSMAEWYMRGEQYDQAKLSRILDVAQDLKSLSMLLNGTPFAFVIDLAALASRREYLKLDKWLTDKIREHGEPFIQACVTFLKRRCPSIMGGLAPDKDQPKSAQLPPETLATMLACLQSCAGSVSQELSETILTMVANCSSVMNKARQPPPGVMPKGRAPSTSSLDAISPVQMDPLSGMGSLNLGGTATSHTQSMQGFPTSLSSAFSNPQSPAKAFPPLSTPNPSTPFGGIGSLSSQLPGMDSVAGPLGSGIGSGIGSGLGMQTVNTDPFGTRKMSTPGLNPPTFQQSKMKASDLSQVWPEANQNFSKEIDDEANSYFQRIYNHPPHPTMSVDEVLEMLQRFKDSTIKREREVFNCMLRNLFEEYRFFPQYPDKELHITACLFGGIIEKGLVTYMALGLALRYVLEALRKPYGSKMYYFGIAALDRFKNRLKDYPQYCQHLASIAHFLQFPHHLQEYIEYGQQSRDPPVKMQGSITTPGSLALAHVQAQAQSQQPGGPKAPQPGQPSTLVTTTTTTTTAAKTTTITRPTTSFKKDVPPSINTTNIDTLLVATDQTERIVEPPENVQEKIAFIFNNLSQSNMTQKVEELKETVKEEFMPWVSQYLVMKRVSIEPNFHSLYSNFLDTLKNPEFVKMVLTETYRNIKVLLTSDKAAANFSDRSLLKNLGHWLGMITLAKNKPILYTDLEVKSLLLEAYVKGQQELLYVVPFVAKVLESSLRSMVFRPQNPWTMAIMNVLAELHQEHDLKLNLKFEIEVLCKNLSLDINDLKPGNLLKDKEKLKSLEEQLSAPKKEAKPPEEMLPVSTAGDFVPFAAPPSTPAATTTTCTTTGPPTPQFSYHDINVYALAGLAPHININVNIPLLQAHPQLKQCVRQSVERAVQELVHPVVDRSIKIAMTTCEQIIRKDFALDSEESRMRVAAHHMMRNLTAGMAMITCREPLLMSIATNLKNSFAAALRAPTPQQREMMEEAAARIAQDNCELACCFIQKTAVEKAGPEMDKRLATEFELRKHARQEGRRYCDPVVLTYQAERMPEQIRLKVGGVDPKQLAVYEEFARNVPGFLPSNDLSQPTGFLAQPMKQQAWATDDVAQIYDKCMADLEQHLHAIPPALAMNPLTQALRSLLEAVALARNSRDGIAALGLLQKAVEGLLDATSGADADLLLRYRECHLLVLKALQDGRAYGPQWCNKQITRCLIECRDEYKYNVEAVELLIRNHLVNMQQYDLHLAQSMENGLHYMAVAFAMQLVKLLLVDERSVSHVTEADLFHTIETLMRTCAHSRANAPEGLPQLMDVVRSNYEAMIDRAHGGPNFMMHSGISQASEYDDPPGLREKAEYLLREWVNLYHSAAAGRDSTKAFSAFVGQMHQQGILKTDDLITRFFRLCTEMCVEISYRAQAEQQHNPAASAAIIRAKCYHNLDAFVRLIALLVKHSGEATNTVTKINLLNKVLGIVVGVLIQDHDVRQTEFQQLPYHRIFIMLLLELNAPEHVLETINFQTLTAFCNTFHILRPTKAPGFVYAWLELISHRIFIARMLAHTPQQKGWPMYAQLLIDLFKYLAPFLRNVELNKPMQILYKGTLRVLLVLLHDFPEFLCDYHYGFCDVIPPNCIQLRNLILSAFPRNMRLPDPFTPNLKVDMLSEINIAPRILTNFTGVMPSQFKKDLDSYLKTRSPVTFLSELRSNLQVSNEPGNRYNIQLINALVLYVGTQAIAHIHNKGSTPSMSTITHSAHMDIFQNLAVDLDTEGRYLFLNAIANQLRYPNSHTHYFSCTMLYLFAEANTEAIQEQITRVLLERLIVNRPHPWGLLITFIELIKNPAFKFWSHDFVHCAPEIEKLFQSVAQCCMGQKQAQQVMEGTGAS